The sequence TCACTTGTCACAACCAAGGAAATCATAATTGAGGAGGAAAGAGAGGCAGTTAGATTGACAAGTACAGGACCTGAAGATAAGAAATGCTGTAGAAAACTCATCAATTTCATCCTACATGGTAAAGATGATAATCTGCAACCGTTAGAAATGTCTCAGAGTGATGGTGTCTCCATGACAGCTCTTGTCATGCCATTTGATggtcatatcaaaaaggacaggaaAAGGGGAATACGATGTATTAGATTTGAGTGAATCAAGGGACGGAAATTTCCGGCTATAAGGAAGGCGTTGTGGTAATTTCGCTCTCAATAGAACTAGCTGACTATATATGTGTGAAGTCCACAAGAAGCTACAGGTCTTATTTTGACCTTTTCAGCCAGAAAGCTCATGTTTGTGTTGAAGTTTACATGAAGACATGAAGCTAGCTAGATTGGTCAGCGGCAACCCTTTGCTAAGCCTAGAAGACCTGCTTATTGGTGTTGTCTGTTCCATTAATTCGAGTTGTGGCTTCAATTGAATAGTGAGAAAGGACTATGTGGTATCCATCGGTGAGTTCGTACATAACTAGCTCACTGCAGTGGATCATGCAGCAAACAACAATGATGAGATGTTGTCGACACTACTTGCTCTTGTGGCACTAACAAATGAGTGTAAATCTAGCATGGGATTCAGCAAGCCGGCATCTTTGGCCTCACATGGAACTCTGACGATCAAGGATGGGTGGTGCAAGGAGGTGCAGGTGAATGACCAAGAACGAGGATGAAGAAGAGAAACTAGCAAGGTTGTTGCAAGGAGAGGAAGAGTGAAAAATAAAGAAGCTGAGAGCCAAGAGTGGAAGTTCATAGAAAATTAAAAATGCCtacatcaagatcagtcaagctgAGATTGCCAATGACTACCCATTGCCATCATACTATACACCATGCAATATAAAAATGGATGAGTACATGATTGACAGTGAAGATGGCATGCTGCCAGTAAGAGTACTCAACAATTGGGCACTATATAATTCAGATTCCAGATTCATGTCTTTGGGGCTCATCCCTGTTAAACCAGGTGTTGTAAATGATACTGTCATCTTTGGGTCTAGTTGTATGAGAGACGATGATGGTACTTTCTGTTCAACAGCTGAGCCAGCGGAGTTATCTTCTTCCTCGAGTAAATCTGACCAGGAAGATCAAGGGATTCCAATTTATCTAAGTCCAATCAAGTAATGTCTTATAGAATTTCGTGGCTCGATGATCTACATATCTATTCGAACCAACATATATAGCTTGGCAAGTACTCCTGCAGCTCTAATTCATTATGTATACTATATGAATACATTCTACAATTGCTTTCCTTGCATTTCAGATCTTATCATATTTTGAAATTTGCATTCTATTTATGCATGAAACCTTGTGATTCCTTGATATTAAACCTCCCTCTAACTTGCATATGAATTTCAATGATGTTAGGTACAAGTTACTCCAGCCAACAAAGTAGTATGCGTCATGGTGTGACATTGTCCTTTAACCAGCAAGATTGGCTGTCAGTATATATCATCGCCATCTTAAAAGAACAAACTCATGCTTCAAAACTTTCTTTCACCGATGTTACCAAGAGAGTAGCAGAATTTTAGAGAGAGCACCATGCATTCATTTCAATGGATGCAACACTTGTTGGAAGATATGTTGTGGTGCATGGACAGATAGTCCTTCAACAGTTCGCAAATTATCGAGATGAGTCCATTCGATGGTGCACCTTCGTCATAGGCCTTGTCAACAAGTTTGAAGAAAGAGGGCACACAAAGCTAGCAATGAAGAATAAATCTCAAGTGGTGAGAGGAGAGAACCTGAACCCAAGTGCAAAAATGGCCCCAATATCAAATGAAATCTTATGCGTGCGACAACCACAAAGTTGGTCAGCAGTATATTTGGTGATTGCTATGCAACCCATTTCCCAGAGGATTCAAAGGTGGGGGATGAGAATGATGAGTAAAAGGTATTTGAGGAGGAACAGGAGGAAAATGAAGAAGATGATGTTGAGGGGAAGGCTCAAGTTGGTGAGGAACATGTTTCGAGGACCTCGGCATCAACACGGTCTAGAAATACATCATCATATGCTTGTGAAGAAATAGAATGTGAAGGTCAAACAGTTGGGAAAACACCATCTGGAGAAGCTCCGTACAGAAGTGTGAGAGTTGGAGATCTTAGTGTTGCTGTTGGTGGGGCACTCACATTCGAAAATGGGCGCCGGAACTGGAGCTTGCAGTTCTTGTGAGGAGCGAGAAGTGGTTCGTGACGAGTTCAAAATACTCTGAGAGATCAGCTTTGTCCTCAAGAATGTCACATACAATGTTCACGACTTCCTATATATCAAGCCTGAGTTTATCTATCCCGTCGAGGGTCGTGGGACCTACAGGTCTGGAAGAAATGTGGGCCTAAAGCCCTATGTGGTATGTCGTTTGCAGAGTGTCAATGCTGCTACTGGATCTCATAAAGCTAATCTGGAATCAACAAAAGTCAGTGTAAGAAGGCTATACAGGCCTTATGATATTTCATCGGATAAAGCTTTACTCTTCATATATCAGAGAAGTTTGGCACTCTGCCTTATGTTTACCAC comes from Triticum aestivum cultivar Chinese Spring chromosome 5B, IWGSC CS RefSeq v2.1, whole genome shotgun sequence and encodes:
- the LOC123113709 gene encoding DNA (cytosine-5)-methyltransferase 1A; this encodes MSKPCMGLILTAAATSFAPGPAAPYQGTKRRQTKPKSDNENIIEESNVTTNISHDAIVCKRPKREVGCSNFNEKAFDLSEEDSLVTTKEIIIEEEREAVRLTSTGPEDKKCCRKLINFILHGKDDNLQPLEMSQSDGVSMTALVMPFDGHIKKDRKRGIRCIRFE